GGGACCTGATGCTCGACTACCTGCGACGGACCCCACAGGTGCGCGACGTCGTCGTATCGGGTGGGGACATGGCGAACGTCCCGGTCAAGCGGCTCGAGGGCTTCGTGATGTCGCTGCTCGAGATCGAGAACGTCCGCGACATCCGTCTCGCGACGAAGGGTCTCATGGGCATCCCGCAGCACTTCCTGCAGGACGACGTGAAGGAGGCGTTCGAGCGCATGGGGCGCACGGCCCGCGACCGGGGCGTCGATATCGCCCTGCACACTCACGTGAACTGCGCGCAGCAGGTGACCCCGCTCGTGGGCGACGCGGCGCGCATGGTGCTCGACTCGGGCTTCCGCGACGTGCGTAACCAGGGGGTGCTGCTGCGGGGCGTGAACACCTCGCCCGGCGACCTGCTGGAGCTGTGCTTCATGCTCCTCGATCACGCGAAGATCATGCCCTACTACTTCTACATGTGCGACATGATCCCCAACGCCGAGCACTGGCGCACGTCGGTCGCCGAGGCCCAGGACCTGCAGTATCAGCTGCTCGGGTACATGCCGGGGTTCGCCACGCCGCGAGTGATCTGCGACGTGCCGTTCGTCGGGAAGCGCTGGGTGCACATGCTGAAGAGCTACGACCGCGAGCGCGGCATCTCGTGCTGGACGAAGAACTACCGCACCGGCATCGAGTTCGACGATCCCGAGGCGCTCGGCCGAGAGTACGTGTACTTCGACCCGATCTACACGTTGCCCGAGGAGGGACAGGCCTGGTGGCGCGAGGAGGTTGCGAATGGGCTGCCCGACGCGCACTGGGTCGAGCCGCCCGCGCCGGTCGAGCCCGCAGCGGCCGACATCGCGGCGCCGAGCGCGGACGAACCCGCGTCGGTCTGAGCGCCCGGCCCGTGAGCGGCGACTGCTAGCGTGCGGGCATGACCCGGCTGCTCCATGTCGTCGGCGCGCAGATCGCACCGGTCGGTGGCGACCCCGACGCGACGTTCGAGAAGTTCGCTCACGAGGTGCGCACGATCCGTGCCTCCTTCCCGAGAGCGCAGCTCTACCTGTTTCCCGAGCTGTACCTGGCCGGCGAGATGCCGTTCCGCACGCACGTGCCGGTCGCCAAGAACCGCCACCGCGTGCCGGGGCCGCTCACCGAACGCATCGGCGCCGTGGCCCGCCGCGCCCGCCGCTGGATCCAGGCGGGCTCGATCTACGAGGCGGCGGGGCGTCGGACCTACAACACGGCGCTGCTCTTCTCGCCCGACGGGTCGCTCGTCGCGACCTACCGCAAGCTCTTCCCGTGGATGCCGTTCGAGGCCACGGATCCGGGTTCGGCGCCGCCACCCGTCGTCGACCTGGCCCGCATCGGCAAGGCCGGCATGCTGACCTGCTACGACGGCTGGTTCCCTGAGGTGCCTCGCTCGCTCGCGATGCGCGGCGCCGAGGTGCTGCTGCACCCCACGCTGACGAGCACCCCCGACCGTGAGGAGGAGGTCGTGCTCGCGCGCTCGAACGCGATCGCCAACCAGTGCTACGTGATCAACGTGAACGGGTCGCTCGACGTCGGAGGCGGCCGCTCCGTCGGCGTCGATCCGGAGGGGCGCGTGCTGTTCGAGGGTGGCTCCGGAGAGGAGTACTTCAGCGAGGTTCTCGACCTCGACCGCGTGCGGACGGTGCGCGGACG
This genomic interval from Actinomycetota bacterium contains the following:
- a CDS encoding lysine 2,3-aminomutase, which codes for MSAAENPSTVRPAHREAHAHASEDQPFHYPLQREYVEPDWTRLPGYRDVTRQQWESAQWQRAHSVKNLKEFKEALGDFLTDDLLEDIRRDQEERATMSMLIPPQMINTMEVNDLRADRVRRYMAPALSDRETEWASHPMASRDSLHEADMWAVEGLTHRYPTKVLAELIPTCPQYCGHCTRMDLVGNDTLQVLKYKFEIKQNERWDLMLDYLRRTPQVRDVVVSGGDMANVPVKRLEGFVMSLLEIENVRDIRLATKGLMGIPQHFLQDDVKEAFERMGRTARDRGVDIALHTHVNCAQQVTPLVGDAARMVLDSGFRDVRNQGVLLRGVNTSPGDLLELCFMLLDHAKIMPYYFYMCDMIPNAEHWRTSVAEAQDLQYQLLGYMPGFATPRVICDVPFVGKRWVHMLKSYDRERGISCWTKNYRTGIEFDDPEALGREYVYFDPIYTLPEEGQAWWREEVANGLPDAHWVEPPAPVEPAAADIAAPSADEPASV
- a CDS encoding carbon-nitrogen hydrolase family protein, with protein sequence MTRLLHVVGAQIAPVGGDPDATFEKFAHEVRTIRASFPRAQLYLFPELYLAGEMPFRTHVPVAKNRHRVPGPLTERIGAVARRARRWIQAGSIYEAAGRRTYNTALLFSPDGSLVATYRKLFPWMPFEATDPGSAPPPVVDLARIGKAGMLTCYDGWFPEVPRSLAMRGAEVLLHPTLTSTPDREEEVVLARSNAIANQCYVINVNGSLDVGGGRSVGVDPEGRVLFEGGSGEEYFSEVLDLDRVRTVRGRGTRGMNRLLWQLSQHGPRAADPDYPGFRARRRTR